The DNA sequence GGCATGGGATGAGTGCGAATCGGGATGCGCTATCTTACCGCATCGCGCCGCCGAGCCGGCAGGCCACCCTGGGGCAATGCTTAACCAGTTGTAACATCGCTCCCGCATGACGGGGAAATTCGAGGTTTTGTCGTTATTTTTCATCTATCCCGTTGCTATGATGCAAACCAGGGGCCGGTAATCCGGCTTGGCCTACGCTTAAATCAGCATTTCGGCGGCGCAGTCGGTACAATGCCGCTCTTGCGCTTTTTCCGCATCAAGCGCCTTCGCAATCCATCCTGCGCGGCCCCGGCCGTCGCATTCACGCAGATCAGGCAATACACGCTATGGCAGTCATCTCCCTTACCGACGCGCAACTGGCCTTTGGCCACGTGGCCCTTCTCGATCACGCCGAATTCTCGCTGGAGACCGGCGAACGCATCGGCCTGATCGGCCGCAACGGCACCGGCAAGTCCTCGCTGCTGAAGATCATCGCCGGCCGCTCCAAGCTCGACGATGGCTTGCTGGTGATGCAGCAGGGCCTGAAGATTGCCTACGTCGATCAGGAACCGCATTTCCCTGCCGAGATGACGGTGTTCGACGCCGTGGCTTCGGGTCTGGGCGAGTTGCCGGCGCTGCTGGCCGAATATGAAGCCATCACCGGCCAGTTCGGCGGCGATAACGACGACGCCTTGCTGGAACGGATGCACCAGATCCAGACCGTGCTGGATGCGGCCGACGCCTGGTCCATCGGCAACAAGGTCGAGACCACCCTGGACAAGCTCAACCTGAACCGCGAGGCCCGCATCGGCGAGCTGTCTGGCGGTATGAAGAAACGTGTGGCGCTGGCTTGCGGGCTGGTGGGCAACCCCGATGTGCTGCTGCTGGACGAGCCGACCAACCACCTCGATTTCGGCTCCATCCTGTGGCTGGAAGGGCTACTGCGCGACTTCAAGGGCAGCATCCTCTTCATCACCCATGATCGCAGCTTCCTGGACAATGTCTCGACCCGCATCATCGAACTGGATCGCGGCAAGATTCTCTCCTTCCCCGGCAACTTCACCACTTACCAGACCCGCAAGGCCGAGCTGCTGGCCAATGAAGAAGTGGAAAACGCCAAGTTCGACAAATTCCTGGCGCAGGAAGAAGTCTGGATCCGCAAGGGCGTGCAAGCCCGCCGCACCCGTGACGAAGGCCGCGTGCGCCGGCTGGAAGCCCTGCGCGTGCAACGCAGCGAGCGCCGCGAACGGCAGGGCCAGGTCAAGCTGGAAGTGGGTACCGGTGAGCGTTCCGGCAAGATCGTGGCGGAACTGGAGAATGTGAACAAGGCCTACGGTCCCAAGACCATCGTGCGCGACTTCAGCACCATCCTCATGCGTGGCGACAAGGTCGGCCTGATCGGCCAGAACGGCGCCGGCAAGACCACGCTGTTGAAGCTGATCCTGGGCGAGGAAGCACCCGACAGCGGCACGGTCAAGCAGGGTACCAAGATGCAGGTGGCGTATTTCGATCAGATGCGCGCGCAATTGAATGAAGAAACGACGCTGGCCGATACCATCGCGCCGGGCAGCGACTGGGTCGAAGTCAACGGCCAGCGCAAGCACGTGATGACCTACCTGTCGGACTTCCTGTTCGCCCCCGAACGCGCCCGCTCGCCGGTGCGCACGCTCTCCGGTGGCGAGCGCAACCGCCTGCTGCTGGCGCGCCTGTTCGCCAAGCCGGCCAATGTGCTGGTGCTGGATGAGCCGACCAACGACCTCGACATCGATACCCTGGAACTGCTCGAAGAGCTGCTGGAAGAGTATGACGGCACGGTGTTCCTGGTCAGCCACGACCGCATGTTCCTGGACAACGTGGTGACCCAGGTGATCGCCGCCGAAGGCAATGGTGTCTGGCGCGAATACGTGGGCGGCTATTCCGACTGGGAACGCCAGCGCCCGACCCAGCAGGCGGCAGCCTCCAAGGCAGCGGCCAAGGCCGCCGACAAGAGCGAGAGCAAGGCCGAGTCGACCATGGCCGCGCCGGTGGTGGCCGCCCCGGTGGCCAAGAAGAAACTGAGCTACAAGGAACAGCGCGAACTGGACGAACTGCCCAAGCGCATCGCCGCGCTGGAAGCAGAACAGAAGGAGATTTCAGCCAAGCTGGCCGACCCGGACTTGTACAAGAAGAGCGCCGATGAGGCCGTCAAGCTCAACCAGCGCTTCGCCGAGATCGACGAAGAATTGCTGGTGAGCCTGGAACGCTGGGAAGAAATCGAAGGGAAGAAGTAAGGCCGCAAGCCGACACGATCAGCTCGGCTTGCGCAAGGCTTCGCGCAGGTCGGGCAGCATCTCGCGCAGGTTGGGCGCGTCCTCGGCCTGCGGGCGCAGGGCCAGGTAGGCTTCCAGATCTTCCAGCGCCGCCTGGGCCTGGCCCAGGTTGGCGTAGGCCAGGCCGCGGTCGCGCTTTTCGGTGATTTCCTCGGGTAGCAGGATCACCAGGCGCTCCTGCACATCCAGCACTTGCTGCCAGCGCTGGCTTTCCATGAAGATGGCCTTGAGGTTGCGCAACATGCGCGCCAGGATTTCGCGTGGATGGGCTGCGCGCAGGTAGGCCGCCAGCGGCAATTCATCGCCGAAGTCTTCTTCCGGGTGATGCGCCAGGAAGGGTTCCAGCCGCTCTTCCAGCTCCTGCCGCGAGAGGCTGGCGCCATTCATGGGATCAAGCACGATTTCACCCGATTGCACCGACAGCTTCATCAGAAAGTGGCCGGGGAAGGACACGCCCTTCATATCCAGCCCGATGTGCTGGGCCAGTTCGATATAGACCACCGCCAATGAGATGGGAATGCCGCGCCGCGTCGAGATGACGCGGTGGATGTAACTGTTATCGGGATCGTAGTAATTGTTGACGTTGCCGGCGAAGGCCATTTCCTGGAAGAAGAAATGGTTCAACATGCGCAGCTTCTGGATCTGCGAGGCATCCGAGGGCAGGCGCTGCTTGAGCTTGGCGGCCAGGTTGTCCAGCGCCATTTCTTCCTCGGCGAAGTCCATTTCGGGATAGAAATCCTGTCCCAGCGTCAAGGCGGATTCGAACAAGGGAATCGAATCGTCCTGGCGCACCAGCGAAGCGAAATAGTCGAGGGAGGTGAGCGTCATGGCACCCATGCTATCAAAATATTGCGCGCTGCGTCAGGTCTGCTGCTTGGGCAGTGAAATTTCTTGTTGCGGGCGGTCCCAGCCTTATCCTCAGCGGCGCGCGATGCGCTTGAATTCACGCAGGTGGAAACCCATCGCAAACAGCGGCCCGAAGTAGGCCAGCGTACACACCACCAGCACCAGCACCAGCGCTCCGATGCGCAACAAGGGATGAGCGCGCAGAGCGACCCAGTCGAAGTGGCCGGCCATCCACAGCGCCACCCCGGCCATGATCAGCAGGGCGCCGGTCAGGCGCACCAGGAACAAGCCCCAGCCCGGACGCGGCACATAGATCTGGCGCCGGCGCAGACCGATGAACAGGCATAGCGCATTGAGGCAAGCGCCCAGGCCGATGGACAGCGCCAGTCCGGCATGGGAGAAGAGCGGCACGAAGAGGCTGTTCATGGCCTGGGTGGCGATGAGGACGCCCACGGCGATCATCACCGGTGTGCGGATATCCTGCTTGGCATAGAAGCCGGGCGCCAGGATCTTGACCAGGATCAGACCCAGCAGGCCGACGCCATAGGCCACCAGCGCGTGGCCGACCATGGTCACCGAGAGCGCATCGAAGCGGCCATAGTGGAACAGGGTGGCCGTCAAGGGTTCGGACAGCGTGGCCAGCCCGACTGCTGCCGGCATGGCCAGCATGAAGGTCAGGCGCAGGCCCCAGTCCAGCAGGGCCGAGTATTCTTCCATGTCATTGGCGGCATGGGCGTTGGACAGGCTGGGCAGCAGGATCGTACCCAGCGCCACACCCAGCAGCGCCGTGGGGAATTCCATCAGGCGATCGGCATAGGTCAGCCAGGACACGCTGCCATGCTGCAGGCGCGAGGCGATGTTGGTGTTGATCATCAGGCTGATCTGGGCCGCCGAGACCGCAAAGACGGCCGGCCCCATCTTCTGCAAGACCCGTTTGACGCCGGCGTCGCGCAGGCCCAGCATGGGGTTCCAGTACAGGCGCGGCAACATGCCGATCTTGATCAAGGCGGGGATTTGGATGGCCACCTGCAGGATGCCGCCCACCAGCACGGCAAAGGCCATGGCATAGATGGGCTGCGCCATGAAGGGCGCCACGAACAGCGAGGCGACGATGAAGGAAACGTTCAACAACACCGAGGTGACCGCCGGGATCTTGAATTCCTTCCAGGTGTTCAGGATGCCCCCGGCCAGCGCCACGAAGGCCATGAAGCCGATGTAGGGGAACATGATGCGGGTCATCAGCACCGAGGCGTGGAAGGCGTCCGGGTCGTATTGCAGGCCGGTGGCGATGAAATAGACCACGAAGGGCGTGGCCACGATGCCCACCACGCAGGTGATGAGCATGACCCACATCAGGGCGGTGGCCACGTGGTCCACCAGATGCTTGGTCTCGTCGTGGCCGCGGCGGTTCTTGTATTCGGCCAGGATGGGCACGAAGGCCTGCGAGAACGCGCCCTCGGCAAACAGCCGGCGCAGCAGGTTGGGAATGCGGAAGGCGATGTTGAAGGCGTCGGTATAGGCGGAAGCGCCAAAGGTACGGGCAAACAGGATTTCCCGGACCAGTCCGCTGATGCGCGAGAGCATCGTCATGCCGGAGATGGCGGCTAGCGTTTTATGCAAGTTCATGGTGCGGCATTATAGCGGGGGGCTGGCGGCGGCGGCCGCAATCGGCGGTGGGTGAGGCTTTGGCGAGGTGGATATGAAGCTTGGCGCAATAGAGTGCGTCTGACAGGGCCAGGTTCGCGGATTGACATGAATTTCTTTACGACAATGGTCGAGGCGAGCCGAGCGGTGTGGGGCGGTATCGCAACGGATAGCGCCGGGTTT is a window from the Herbaspirillum rubrisubalbicans genome containing:
- a CDS encoding ATP-binding cassette domain-containing protein, with the translated sequence MAVISLTDAQLAFGHVALLDHAEFSLETGERIGLIGRNGTGKSSLLKIIAGRSKLDDGLLVMQQGLKIAYVDQEPHFPAEMTVFDAVASGLGELPALLAEYEAITGQFGGDNDDALLERMHQIQTVLDAADAWSIGNKVETTLDKLNLNREARIGELSGGMKKRVALACGLVGNPDVLLLDEPTNHLDFGSILWLEGLLRDFKGSILFITHDRSFLDNVSTRIIELDRGKILSFPGNFTTYQTRKAELLANEEVENAKFDKFLAQEEVWIRKGVQARRTRDEGRVRRLEALRVQRSERRERQGQVKLEVGTGERSGKIVAELENVNKAYGPKTIVRDFSTILMRGDKVGLIGQNGAGKTTLLKLILGEEAPDSGTVKQGTKMQVAYFDQMRAQLNEETTLADTIAPGSDWVEVNGQRKHVMTYLSDFLFAPERARSPVRTLSGGERNRLLLARLFAKPANVLVLDEPTNDLDIDTLELLEELLEEYDGTVFLVSHDRMFLDNVVTQVIAAEGNGVWREYVGGYSDWERQRPTQQAAASKAAAKAADKSESKAESTMAAPVVAAPVAKKKLSYKEQRELDELPKRIAALEAEQKEISAKLADPDLYKKSADEAVKLNQRFAEIDEELLVSLERWEEIEGKK
- a CDS encoding SirB1 family protein, whose protein sequence is MTLTSLDYFASLVRQDDSIPLFESALTLGQDFYPEMDFAEEEMALDNLAAKLKQRLPSDASQIQKLRMLNHFFFQEMAFAGNVNNYYDPDNSYIHRVISTRRGIPISLAVVYIELAQHIGLDMKGVSFPGHFLMKLSVQSGEIVLDPMNGASLSRQELEERLEPFLAHHPEEDFGDELPLAAYLRAAHPREILARMLRNLKAIFMESQRWQQVLDVQERLVILLPEEITEKRDRGLAYANLGQAQAALEDLEAYLALRPQAEDAPNLREMLPDLREALRKPS
- the murJ gene encoding murein biosynthesis integral membrane protein MurJ produces the protein MNLHKTLAAISGMTMLSRISGLVREILFARTFGASAYTDAFNIAFRIPNLLRRLFAEGAFSQAFVPILAEYKNRRGHDETKHLVDHVATALMWVMLITCVVGIVATPFVVYFIATGLQYDPDAFHASVLMTRIMFPYIGFMAFVALAGGILNTWKEFKIPAVTSVLLNVSFIVASLFVAPFMAQPIYAMAFAVLVGGILQVAIQIPALIKIGMLPRLYWNPMLGLRDAGVKRVLQKMGPAVFAVSAAQISLMINTNIASRLQHGSVSWLTYADRLMEFPTALLGVALGTILLPSLSNAHAANDMEEYSALLDWGLRLTFMLAMPAAVGLATLSEPLTATLFHYGRFDALSVTMVGHALVAYGVGLLGLILVKILAPGFYAKQDIRTPVMIAVGVLIATQAMNSLFVPLFSHAGLALSIGLGACLNALCLFIGLRRRQIYVPRPGWGLFLVRLTGALLIMAGVALWMAGHFDWVALRAHPLLRIGALVLVLVVCTLAYFGPLFAMGFHLREFKRIARR